One Coffea eugenioides isolate CCC68of chromosome 2, Ceug_1.0, whole genome shotgun sequence genomic window, ATGAGTGTTGCTGACATCATAAAGGATTTTGGTTACTTGGCCATGGAGCCTTGTAAGGATGAATTTTGCTGGTTCCTCTGTTTATGTCTTTGGTTGtttgttttaagaaaaaaaaaatgttttaacACCTTCCCATGGCTCCTGTGTTTTGATTACAGATATACCTCTGCTTGTGGAGGCCACTTTGACATTGCTCCAAGAGCAGTCTGCTTGTCAACAGATGGaatctgatagtgatgatgatgatgatcctGAACACGATGAAGTGCTCATGGATGCAGTTTCGGACCTCCTTCCTGCATTTGCAAAGGCCATGGGTTCTAATTTTGCTCCCATTTTTTCTAAGCTGTTTGAACCCTTGATGAAATTTGCCGTAAGTTGGTTGCAGTGAACATTTGTTACCTATGAGGGATGGTCACATGACACTTCATACTCTGATTTTTATTCGTTCAATTGGTTTCTAACTGTAGAGAGCTTCACGCCCACCTCCAGACCGGACCATGGTTGTTGCCTGTCTTGCAGAAGTTGCTCAGGATATGGGCACTCCTATTGCTGGTTATATTGATGTAATTGTTGTATCTGAAATTCTTGTTCTTTGTTAGTGTAGGGTTTCTTTAATCTGGAGTTGGTATTTATACAACTTGATTCATTTCCAGAATGTGATGCCTTTGATACTCAAAGAATTGGTATCATCGGAGGCAACTAATCGGAGAAATGCGGCCTTCTGTGTTGGGGAGTTGTGCAAAAATGGTGGAGAGTATGCTTTGAAGTATCCTTTTACATTCCTATGATTAGTCCTTAGTGTTTCTTTGCTTTCATTGGTGTTTCATTTGTTGCTCTTCATTTCATTGTTTGATGTCAAAGAGTTGTTATTGAACTGCTGTTTCTGCACTGAATACCTTACGAGCtgcttagatttttttttttttttggagggatGCTTTTGTCAGATTTCTGCtcattttccttaaattatACTTAGATATTACGGTGATGCTTTGCGCAGTCTTTACCGGTTGTTTGGAGACTTAGAGCCAGATAATGCAGTAAGGGATAATGCTGCAGGTGCTGTAGCTAGGATGATAATGGTGCATCCAGAGGCAATCCCACTTAATCAGGTTTATGTGCTGATTAATCTGCCTTTCAGCTCAGAAGATCTTGAGTTGCTTCTGTAATTCTTAGCATAGATTGTTTTGGATCCAGGTCCTACCTGTTTTCTTGAAAGTCCTTCCTTTAAAAGAAGATCATGAGGAATCCCTGGCTGTTTATAGCTGCATTTGCAATCTTGTTTTATCATCTAATTCCCAGGTACTTATTTTCATTGAACTGGCTTGATCTTATTTGGTGGAAGCACGTCTCTTTGTTTTTTCCTGATAAAGTATTTTAGCCTTGATTGCTTTAACATCATTTGGGTGCTGTGCAGATCCTGTCTTTAGTTCCAGAGTTGGTTAATCTATTTGCCCAAATTGCTGTGTCACCTGTAGAAACTCCTGAAGTAAAAGCTCATATAGGCAGAGCTTTCTCTCACTTGATTTCATTGTATGGTCACCAAATGCAGCCTCTTTTGGCAAATCTTTCACCTGCACATGCAAATGCGCTAGCTGCAATTGCTCCAAACTGCTGACACTTGAGCAGATAATTGAAGTTTTCTTGGCTGTTTGATACGTGTTGTCAATACAATGAGCTGGTTGGTCTCATACAGGTATGTTACTTAGTATTGAGTGAAGAAGGAGAGAAGggggggtgggggtgggggGTGGTGTTTCTTAGGCATTGGAGCCTTGTTGAATGGATTACCTCAGATGACCAAGCCATGCCCTAACCTGCTGACCTTACCCTGGAAACAAAAGtaagaaggagaaaaagttGTTCCATGCTAGAAAGCTTTTATGTCGAGGATCATTTTGTAGACCATGGCCAATAGCCGGAGAGTACATATCAAGTGCTATGAACCATTCCTTGAAATTTCTGATGTTGTCTTGGATGTATAGCTTTTACACGCCTTCACACTTATCCTGcagttggtttttttttttttttttcctccaggTGGTGTCTCCGATTTTCCAGCATGGAGATGAAGCCATTTCTtgcaatttattttttgttattataGAAAAAAGTCTTATGTATTTGTACCAAtcattctttatttatttttgctcaGTTATTTGAGGTTGATGACGTGCGaggtttctttttgtttttgtctttttggGGGTGTAAATTCTTGTGTTTCATTTATTAATGGCCAAAGTGTAGTATCCGACTATTCTTGAGGAGGCCGTTTCGAGTGTCTTGTAAGGATCCACTATTCAGCAGCAATATGaagtttggccatataaagttttCATTTCATTCTCTTTTTTAGAAGGTTTTGATTCATCATCGCCTTGTATAAAAGTTCAGAtaccatttatttatttggatgtagaacaaaaaaaatcattatCCACTTTTGAACGAAAATAGAAAAGGAGAAAGATGAAGAAAAATAGCTGACTCTCCGCGCGCGCCCGCACACGTATTtatcgagagagagagagagagagagcgacTTCAATTGACAAATAAGTTGAAATAACCGAAAAGGTCTCCAAACTTAAATGCTATTATGAATTTCAAAAACCGTAAAACAAAAAATGTCTTGGATTACGGGTACCGCTCCCGCTTCTGCAACTTCAGCTCCGGTCAACTTGtttcctccttcttcttcttctgcacCTGCACGGTACTCCGTCCTTCCGCCGCACTATACACGGCTGTACTACCCTACTAGTACTAGTTATAGATTCACCCGCCGGAGCCGGCAACCTTTGCTCTCTTATACGTTGTCATCGCTTCCCTCTCTACCCCACCTAAAGGATGCCTTTCGAGCTTTGCCATTCCATCTTTCCCCGCCTCCTATCGACCACGACCACAGCTTCGTAAGTTAGTCAAGTTCGGTTCCTAATCACTAACTGCTGCTTCCTTGCTTGTAATTATAATTTCgattctttttaaaaaaaaaaaaataaagaattcaTTAATTTTGGTAGTTTACCCAGGACACCGTGACAAATGCAGATGATAGAATTAGTATTGAGGCGTTTCATAGTGATGATGAGGCACTGGATGCAGCTGAAAAGGGCGCCGTTGTGAGTATCTAAAATTGCGGTTCAGATTTTTAACtgctttattatatatatatatgtatatatataacatAAGAGTTCATGTTTATCTACTGCTGCGCTAGCAAATATGAGCTTTAGTATACCTTTCTTTTATTGGGAGATGGTGTTCCTAATTCCATAAGCAGCTCTAGTTAAATTTTACTCATTTGAGTTGGTCCTATTTTACATAGGTTAATTTCTAAACAATTTCATTTTCTGCTTGTTATTCTAGGTAGTGGATCTATCACATTATGGTCGCATAAGAGGTAACATATTTCCACTTCGTCGTTGTTCTTGTTGTCTCTTGGTTTCCTAACACGTAACTCAGGTTGTTTCCAGTAATATCACCATTAATGTACCCTGGAAATCCGTATGTGCTCAAGCTCTTGATATTCAACGTCCAATTGAAATATGTTAATTCCAACACAACACATGGGAAGTTGAATAAGtttaagaagaaaaatgaaaaggaaccCTTTATGCGGTAACCAAATCCTACAAAAGATTCCATATTTTATTTTACCGCTAGTTCAGTGAAATTGGGTAAACCTTTTGTTTACAACTGCTGTCTTGAGAACCGGCCCTAAAGCACATATTTCAAATGACGCTGGGTGTTGGTTATATGCGTCAAAGTACAATTTTCTTACCAGGAGGGAAAATATTATAAAGCAAATGACCTGGTTCTTGAAACGTCCAATCTCCCTATCAATTTTTCAGATTAATAGGCTGGTTGCCACATCCACATAAAATTTCCTATTTCATTGACAACAATTGTAGCAAAATTTCTTCCTGTTCTCCAAGCAACATTTATGGTGTCAACCTTGCCATTAGCTTAATGGAGAATTTTCCTGATAATATATGGCAAGAGAAAATCATAACTTGGGTCGAGGAAGTGGGAAGTTGCCTCAACTTGCATTCACGTGACAACAGCATATTGACGCCAGCAGATGCTTGAAATCTACTCTTAATGCCCAACTACGGCTTATTGGTGTGTTCAGACTTTTAATGACTGTTGAGGTGTGATTTTTCTTAATCAAATACTTTAAGATCAGATTGACACTTGCATAATCTTCAAGGATAGTTTGTGAAGATTCTTAACATGTGTCAGCCTTCCAGTTCGTAAAATATGTTTGCTAATGAATGCATGCATCGATAGTTGGGCTATGACACAGCAAAACTGTTGGGCCACTTCCTTCAGTGATTTGTTCGATCCTCTCTTTTACTATATCCTTCCTTACTTTGCTTATCATCTTTTGTCACTTAATGATTTTTATGTTTGTTGGCATAAAGTTGGCGGAGAAGACcgaattcaatttcttcacaacCAAAGCACTGCAAATTTTGAATGTCTTAGTGAAGGCCAGGTACTTTTAGTGTTGTACCGCATCTTCATTTTTGGAAGCAAAACTACTTAATTCTAGTATCATTGTGCTGGGAGTAATGACTGTACATCCTTTAGGGATGCGACACTGTTTTTGTGACACCAACAGCTAGGACAATTGATATTGCGCTTGCATGGATCATGGTAGCTCTTCCCTGCTCTTGGGCTAATTAAATTGTGGGATTTTTCCAATATTTGGCACCTATCGGTTTTGGAAGAATATGTTGATATGCTATGTCTGcagaaaaatgcaattacaTTGGTGGTCTCTCCCGTGACCTGTGAAAGCATATCTAAAATGCTTGAGAAGTATGTTCATACTGcaagattaattttttaaattgtttACTGTGCATAATTTGACCTTGCTTCTTTTGTCAGATACTGCTCATTTTGAGACTGTTTTCCTTGTTACATTTGTAACTGTATCCTGTCACTGTTTAAACCTTGGTGGTAAAAGAGCTAGTGTGATACAGAGCAAGAACCCTTAATCTTCCATTGTGATATTAGAAATTTATTCCATTTTACTGAGGCAAATaacttttgaagaaaaaaaaaagctattttTATCTTGTGATTGTGGCATCcaaattaatatattttttcaacAGTTAAGACTTTCTAATTGCATACTAATTTTATTTGATTGAAGGTACATTTTTATTTCTGATAAAGTAGAAATTCAAGACATCACCAAGCAAACATGCATGTTTGCATTAGTTGGACCTGCAAGCAACCAAGTAAGCAATGCTAAGTTCAATAGTGAAGTTACTAGTACCTACATTAAGTTTCTTTTGCACCAAACTAATTTCTATGTTTTGTTTCATGAACAGATAATGGAGAGATTGGGCCTTATCGACCTTATTGGACAGCCTTATGGCTCACATAAACATTACAGTGTAATTTGATCTGCAAAACTTTCTCAAATGTTCATACCAAATTGCCAATACTCATTTCTGGTGGACAAAATTTTAATGCCTGGGCTGCTTGTGATGATTTTTGAATGCATGGTTAATCACCAATGAATATGCCAAAGAATTCCTAATGAGTTAACTCATTGCTGATGAAAAGAATAGTAGTTTGATAGTGTTGTTTTATTGGTGTTACATGGCTTCTATATCTCAATTGGATACCTCTAAAGATTCCTATTTATCCATTAATTGTTTGTCTTCCTTCTATCTGGTCAATTAGAGTTGAACAGAATGTCTATGCTGGTTAAATCTGTAAAACAGCCAACATATAATACACTCACAATTTCAGATCTCCATGTGTACTTCTAATCTCTGTAGTTCTTATTGGTTTTTCTCCTAAACTGAATTTTGTGTCTTTTGGgaggagagggggggggggggggcagaGGGGCTTCTGTTGAGTGATTGTGAGAAAGGAGAGAATGAACATGAGTTTCCTGGTTTTGGTTATTATGCATATAATTGAATAAAAGCACACCAATAAATTCTCTCCCCTTCCAGTACTCAAATGACTTCATTGTTGTCATTTGCGTTGTTTTTTAGTTGTTGACatttcttcaccaatttctTAGAAGTGTTGATAGCCTAGCATACTGGACAATGGGTTAAATTGCAATGTCTTGGATGAACAAACTATAAGGTTGTCTTTATATATGAAGGTCAGTTATTTTGTGCAAATGATTTGACATGTTGAGGTCTGTACCTCATCTGTATCCCAGCATTCTCACTATGGATAATTATTGCATCGGAGATCTTATTTGGCTTAATATTCTTAtttaacacacacacacacagacaaAAGCAAAAATAGGTCTTTGGAATGAGTAAGATTGTTAGCTAATTCAACAACACTTCCTATCCAAGAAATATGAACTTTTTCACTTGTGCAGGTAAATGGGAAGCCTGTAACTGTAGCTGTGGGAAATGTTATTTCTGAGGAAGGTTTTTCATTCTTGATGTCATCAGATAGTGCTGGAACGGTATGGAAAGCTCTTGTTGCCCAAGGTGCAATCACAATGGGTTCTGGCGCATGGGAAACATTTAGGATTCTTCAAGGTTTTCTTTTTGTATCTTCTTcagtttagtatttttttttttaggaatttttgaatcttttcCAAATTAAAGTTGCCATTCTAGATGTAACCTTGTTTCATTTTGGCCTTACATGACATGTTCCCTCAACGgcatttccaaactttgcttagttttatcatcttaCTCTGTTTCCTGCATTTTCTGTACTGCTAATACTGTGTCTGGCATGAAAGAAAAGTCAAATGAAGCAAAGGTCTAATTTCTCCACTGGAGGGAAGGGTGAtacaagaaaatgtagaaaggATAATTTTATCCATAATTTgataaaaaagagagagagagagagatagataTTGTGGCAATGATCTAAATACTCTCCAGAGAAGAATTTTTTGGTACTGGATGTCAAGTGGATGTGGATATTAGATCCACTGTGCCTTATTCCCTGCCCCTTGGAGGAGAGGAGGGTCTACCAACCAGGGGCAAGGGTTTTAGTCCTTCTATTCCCTTCTTTACTTTTACCAGTGGCTCGCTATGTGTTCTCTTCtgttcattattattatttttgttgggTACACTTTCAATCATTTCATGTTTATGATATAGAGCTCTAACGTGATCAACATAAGCAGGAAGGCCAGCTCCTGGTAAAGAGCTTACAGATGAATTTAATGTTCTGGAGGCTCATCTGTGGAATGGAGTTTCTTTGAACAAAGGTCCATGATATCCTATGTGATATACTGGTGTGAATCAGTGCTTTTGTCATTGTTCTCATGTAGTAAGTAATTTTCAGGGTGTTATAAGGGACAAGAAACAATTTCTAGACTTGTAACATATGATGGTGTCAAGCAGAGGTTGTGGGGTATCAGGTTATCATCACTTGTGGAAGTGGGCAGTGCTGTTACAGTTGATGGGAAAAAGGTGCGGATTTTCTTTTGAACTAAATCTTGATTTGATTGTGTACGCACATCACATAAATTTCATTTCTGTAAAGGGTTGATATATTGTAAGTCATTTTGACTTTGGAAACTTCAAATGCAGCACTATGCTCGAGAATGATCTGTTCTTTGTTGGGATAAGTTATAAAGGAGGTTTATTGTTTTGGATAAGACAGCAACTACAATTGGAAATTGATTTATTCCTGGTCCCTTAATCTGTTTTCCTACTTAAATGAAGTTCTCTATTTGGAAAATAAGCATCTGTTATAATTTGTGCAGGTTGGCAAGTTGACGAGCATCACAGCAGGTAAAAGAGCTTCTGAGCCTTTTGGATTAGGCTATATCAAGAGGAAAGCTGCATCGAAGGGAGACACTGTAATTGTTGGAGGCAATGTTGTTGGGACAGTGGTGGAAGTGCCTTTTCTTGCTCAACAGCGTGTGCTATCAAAGACTTGACACCTTGATTTCAAGTACCAAGGCAAGACTAGTTAGTCTTGTACCCTTCTTGGTTGGATTTCAAGAAGCTCAATATGTTTACATGGCTTTTTAGTTTGCTTTGAAAGATGACGGGTGAAGTTGAGCATCTGCGAGAACAATAGATTGGAGGTTTAGGGCTACTTTGTGAAAGCTTTTGTTCCTGCCAAAAACCTGGTTATGCTGCCGTATAGCAATATTCATTTTGTTTGCACAGTGTTGGTGGCTCGAGCCTTGTTACCTTATAGATTGCTACATGGAAAACTGAAGAAAAATATGTTAACATGAACTCCTAATATAAAGAAAGAGAGGTTTGCATATTGTTCCTAGAACTTCCTCATCTCAAAATTCTCTGTTCTATTCAAAGCTCAGTCATCTCCGGCAATGCATAATTTGCTTGTTCTATTCAAAGATGTATTGCTGGGATGCATCTTCAGAGATAATTTAGCATATCTATATGAGCCAGTACATTGATGTTCTGCCTAATACTAACACCATTTACATATTTCTGTGAGGCAAACTGATTAATTCTGCTAAAGACCAGAGGAACAACGACACAGGTCTTGCTGATATCAACAACAATCTTCTAGAATACGAACGACTGCCGAGCGCTGTTGTTTGCTCAAATCTGTCGGAAATTCAACAAGGAACCTGAGCCGAAGGTCTCCTCTCCTACCATGTTGTTTAGAAATGGGCATGCCTTGGTCGGGAATGATTTTCTCGTACCCTGGGAATATTATATCATCTATGGATAAATCCATTTGGTCCCCTCCTAGTAAAGGAACAGAAATTGTACATCCTGTCAAAGCCTGAACTAAGGGGATCTCAACTCCAAGCTCCAAATCATCACCTTCTCTCTTGAAAAGGGGGTGTCTTTTCTCATCGATTATGAAGATTATATCCGCTGGATGCATTCCCGGTCTCTCGTCCCCCTTCCCTTCGAATGTGATCTTCGTTCCTTTCTTCCACCCTGGCTTTACTTTGATCCTCAGTATTTCCTCTTCTTGAACAATGATCCTGTTACCACCACAATGGTAAATGCCATCAGAAGATTCTTGAGTATGACGTAGTACATATCATTAACACAGTTCTGCAATTACTTAATGTAAGTAGGTAAGGCCATTTTGTTGCTTCATTTGCTAGATTGATCCTTAATATTTGCTTTCTTAGAATCACACGTTGTTTAAAAAGTTTTTAAGTATCCAGCGTTCTAGCCTCTCAGAGAGTCCTCATTTCTAAAATTGGtggtttcgaaaaaaaaaaaaaagaggaggaaagCCTGTCAGACAAATGATGAAGGGTGAAGCATACCCTGCATTTGAGATGACATCTCTGGTTATCTTGACCTTCTTGACACATCCGTGGCATAACTCCTCCAGCGTGCATTCGAGCTTCTTCTGTATGGGCTGAGCTTTCCTCCGAGCTGTAGTCTGTGAATAAATAATGGGGTTTGTGGCTCTTTTGCTGGTTATTTTTGATAAAGAAACGAGGGGTGGCTCTGGGGTGGTCGGGGTTGATGGGGTATCAGTCCCGTTGGGACTTCTCGAATGGCCATAGAAATTTCTGGGCGAAGGAGCACCGTTGTAGATTCCCCTGTGGCTCGAACCGTCCGACGACCTTGGAGTGCCTGTAGGGGTGATGCGGGTGCTTGTGCTGGAAAGCAGCGTAGGGCTGGAAATCACGAACTGTTCATCATCGTCGAGGAGGATCGATGGTGATATGAATTTTCCGGTGTTTTTGGATCATCATGACTGGGTCCATTTATTTCCTCTCGTTTTTTGCTACTCAGAAcctgtttttattttttcagaAAACCCAACAATGGTGTCAATGAAAATGTGAAGAATATCGTGCATCAAGGAATTCGGACAATTTTGTAAGTTTCAAAATTACGATGAATAAAGCTTTTGCATGATCTACATGCATTGCATGAGGGGGGAGGACATTGATGATATTTAACGTGTTAATAGATATAGTCTTGAAGGGAGAGGGAACAGAGAGatggaaaacaaaacaaaaaaaacaatatATGATGAAGGGCTATTCATCAAGAAATAATTCCAAGGATGATGTTACAAACCCTGTAGGCTTCGTTGATGGTGCTGAACTTGGCTTCAGCTTCAGCTTTATTGGATGTATTTCTATCGGGATGCCATTTCATAACCAAAGATTTGTAGGCCTTGCTAATATCTGCAAGGGATGCAGCTTTGGAGATTCCAAGAATGCTGTACAAATTCGCTGGAGGTGACCTCGCAACAGGATCTGCCATCACCGAGGGACGACTACAGAGAAAGAGAGCCAGATAGATGATGATGCAAGAACCAAAGGTTTCAGAGAGACGCAGAGGGaaaggaagagagagaaaaagaaaggagagaaTTTTGCGGAGTTTGTGACCGTACAGTTGTGTAGTAAGGCGTATGATCTCCGGAAATGGTAAGCAAAGCCAAAGTAGGAAGGGTTATGGAGcgtttttttattatataacgGCCGGTACTGGTCGAAATTCTTTTCCTCGTTGCTTCGTAGGTGATGTGCATCGGACACTTGTTTAGATATACTTCATGtgtgaaatttttggaaaagtaaatttaatTAGGaaaactatataaatataatggaAGAAATTAACTATTAGTGGGTGCATGTACGTAATAGATTGAGTGGGATTTAGCCGCCGTTGACAGATTTTCAATGGACATGCATTACAAAAATTCTTACTTTATTACTACttgttttcaagaaatttaTCTCGTAGAATTTCTGGCCGTTAGAAATGTACAAAGAAAAATCTTCTTATTCTTCTTATTGGAAAATGTGTAATGCTAGAATATAAAAAGGGATTTTCATTTTGTTAATACTTTGTTTACTTAACTATTTCACATGGTCTCAGGCAATCATAAAAActcgaagaaaaaaaaaaagaagttggaATAAAAATTCTGCTGACATCCAGTacttacatttttcttttttgtcagAAGAAGTCTTGCATTGTAGGCGAGAAAAGTCCGCATCTGTGCGTACATTACAAGAACGATTGCTTGATGATTGATGCTGCACAGCAGAATTTCCAGGGGAATCAAAACCAAATGCATATGCCCCAAAACTAGCTGCCAGAGGAATCTCCGAACAATATTCATGTTGAAAATGATTGATAGGTAAAATCTTAGCATTTGTGCTTGGAAACAGGATTTAAGTCCGGCTTCGATTAACCTGTAGCATTCTGAGGCTGCCAGTTTTTCTGAGGGAGGCAGTATTTACTGGTGGAACTTACAAATTTGCAGTAGGAAAAGGAGGAGACAGTAATGTCTCTAAAACAATTCCTCTAGAATGCAAGGTAAATGGCCAAAAACCAAACCTTTGAAGCCGtgaattcctttcatttttcttttttttaatcattgtTCGCACAAAGGAAGAGATTATGTTGATATCATATTCATACCATTGAGATATGGGTAATATATGTCAGTGGATTGATGTTTTGTCAGTAGTTGAAATGGTCAGCTCATCTAGCGCAAAAGCTTGGACTTGTTTCAAATGGAGTTATGTGTCTGCTTCCCCAATGATTTTATAGTATATGAACTCTTAAGAGCTATAATCTGgtccaaaattttgaattgaaaCTGCTTTCTTTAATGTATATTAAAAAAAGTAAACTACCAAATATGAGCTATGAAACAGATTGTTTTATCTGATGCCTACCGGATGTATATACAGAGTATAAGGTACTTCTATCAGTATAACTTGGCCTATCTGATACTGCAGGGACCTCAATGTCTCCTTCAAGCATTTTCAGGGCATCCAAAATGTTAGGCCTTAAAGCCACCATGAGATGAGAACACAGAATTCCCACCATCAAAAATCTCTCCATTACCCCCATAGGATTTCTGCTTGTTGACTCTGCATTTCTCAGCAGTGAAGGATCAAGAACTTCCTCCATCTTCCCAACTTTAACAAGTGACCAAACCCAATCTGCGATAAAGAATATGTCGCGAGAATCAGCAGAGGATGACAGGTCCAGAGCTTTTTTCCCGGTCATGATTTCCAGAACCACGATTCCAAAGCTATAAACATCACTCTTATCAGTCAATTGCCCGTAAAGTGCGTATTCAGGAGCTAGATATCCATGAGTTCCTGCCACTCTGGTTGTAAGATGAGATCCACTGTCTCTACCTTGTCTTGCTAGCCCAAAATCTGCAACTCGTGCTCTCATATGTGCATCTAATAATATGTTTGTGGCCTTGATATCTCTGTGATAAATCGAGGGCTTTACCCCATAATGAAGATAAGCTAGAGCCTTGGCAACATCCAAGATTATGTTCTTCCTCTGAGGCCAAGTTAAGGGCTTTCTGCGAATCCTTTTATGACGCTCTCGAGAAGAGAACAAATGATCGTTTAGATTTCCATTCGGCATATAATCATAAACCAAGTATCTATGGCTCTGATTTCTTTTTGAGACGCAACATCCTCTTAGTGACACTAGATTTCGATGCCTCAAATTGCCGATGATTTCAACTTCATTTAAAAACTCAGCATCCCCTTCAAATTCGGGGTCGGTGATTTTCTTGACAGCAACCACAGTTCCATCCCTCAAAATTCCCTTGTACACAATTCCAAATTGACCTCTCCCAATGAAGTTCTTCGGCGAGAAATAATCAGTTGCCTCCTCAAGTTCTTTAATCTTGAACCATAAAGATCCAGCCATAGGGCTCCAATTTCGCCATGagccatcatcatcatcatcatcatcatcaacatCATGGTCAGCCTCCAAAGCCTTTTCGTCTTCTGGATAtctcttcctttttctcctACTTTTCCAGAAAGTGTAAAAAACCACTAAAATACAAATGACAGCAATAGTAGAACCAGCTGCAGCAGCCCCAGAAACGAGAGCTAATTTCCCCATACTGTTAGAATCAGATCTCCTATTCGAGGACATGGGCAGTCCAAAGATACACGAGACTGCACCTAAGCTCTCGGGGCCTAACTGATTCACGATACCTGCAGCATATAGAACGGTGTAGTAAAAGCAACCTCTGGCATGAGAACTATTGCGGTCAACGGCCAGCAGTTGAGAATGAACCTTAAAACCAGCTTGCACACAGGCATCACAGAAAGTCAGATCAGATACGTCTGGCCAGCAGGCAGGGTCCAGGGAGGTAGACGGGCCGACCACATCCAGCCAGTCTTGCTTGGTATGGATATTGGCACACAGATTAGTACCCTTTACAAAATGCACAGGTTCAAAACACATTGATGTCAGATGGGATGGTAAGGAGAGGGAATCGAGCTTCGATTGGAAATCCGATAAACAAGAAATGGAAGTGTTAAGGTCTGGAAGTCTGAAATGATTGGTCTGTTTCAGGTTTTGAGCAAGGCCAATGCCGTAGAGGCTGGTTAGCGTCTGGCAGCATATGCTAGAAGCAGAACTGCTGCCGTCACGAGTCTCATGACCATTTGTTTTGGTGTTCTGCCGGTGATTCTGGCAGGCAGATGAATCCCAGGGTACAGTTAGAACATAACTCAGGTTTATGGGACAGGAACCTGAGACTGAGACTAGATTTGTGTCAACAATGAGATTTATTGACACTGAAACTATGATCACAATATGAAGCATCATCTTTACCTAAAACTACATCATATGGAGTATTAGAAAGAAGAGGAAACTGGTAACCCCTTTCTAGAATAGAGAAGATGGAGAGTTGTTTTATACCAAATTGCTTGTGTTATAAAATTCATGACTACAGATCTTAATTTCGCTCAAGAATT contains:
- the LOC113763427 gene encoding putative transferase At1g60990, chloroplastic isoform X1: MSWITGTAPASATSAPVNLFPPSSSSAPARYSVLPPHYTRLYYPTSTSYRFTRRSRQPLLSYTLSSLPSLPHLKDAFRALPFHLSPPPIDHDHSFFTQDTVTNADDRISIEAFHSDDEALDAAEKGAVVVDLSHYGRIRVGGEDRIQFLHNQSTANFECLSEGQGCDTVFVTPTARTIDIALAWIMKNAITLVVSPVTCESISKMLEKYIFISDKVEIQDITKQTCMFALVGPASNQIMERLGLIDLIGQPYGSHKHYSVNGKPVTVAVGNVISEEGFSFLMSSDSAGTVWKALVAQGAITMGSGAWETFRILQGRPAPGKELTDEFNVLEAHLWNGVSLNKGCYKGQETISRLVTYDGVKQRLWGIRLSSLVEVGSAVTVDGKKVGKLTSITAGKRASEPFGLGYIKRKAASKGDTVIVGGNVVGTVVEVPFLAQQRVLSKT
- the LOC113763427 gene encoding putative transferase At1g60990, chloroplastic isoform X2, with protein sequence MSWITGTAPASATSAPVNLFPPSSSSAPARYSVLPPHYTRLYYPTSTSYRFTRRSRQPLLSYTLSSLPSLPHLKDAFRALPFHLSPPPIDHDHSFDTVTNADDRISIEAFHSDDEALDAAEKGAVVVDLSHYGRIRVGGEDRIQFLHNQSTANFECLSEGQGCDTVFVTPTARTIDIALAWIMKNAITLVVSPVTCESISKMLEKYIFISDKVEIQDITKQTCMFALVGPASNQIMERLGLIDLIGQPYGSHKHYSVNGKPVTVAVGNVISEEGFSFLMSSDSAGTVWKALVAQGAITMGSGAWETFRILQGRPAPGKELTDEFNVLEAHLWNGVSLNKGCYKGQETISRLVTYDGVKQRLWGIRLSSLVEVGSAVTVDGKKVGKLTSITAGKRASEPFGLGYIKRKAASKGDTVIVGGNVVGTVVEVPFLAQQRVLSKT
- the LOC113760613 gene encoding probable receptor-like protein kinase At1g11050, producing the protein MMLHIVIIVSVSINLIVDTNLVSVSGSCPINLSYVLTVPWDSSACQNHRQNTKTNGHETRDGSSSASSICCQTLTSLYGIGLAQNLKQTNHFRLPDLNTSISCLSDFQSKLDSLSLPSHLTSMCFEPVHFVKGTNLCANIHTKQDWLDVVGPSTSLDPACWPDVSDLTFCDACVQAGFKVHSQLLAVDRNSSHARGCFYYTVLYAAGIVNQLGPESLGAVSCIFGLPMSSNRRSDSNSMGKLALVSGAAAAGSTIAVICILVVFYTFWKSRRKRKRYPEDEKALEADHDVDDDDDDDDGSWRNWSPMAGSLWFKIKELEEATDYFSPKNFIGRGQFGIVYKGILRDGTVVAVKKITDPEFEGDAEFLNEVEIIGNLRHRNLVSLRGCCVSKRNQSHRYLVYDYMPNGNLNDHLFSSRERHKRIRRKPLTWPQRKNIILDVAKALAYLHYGVKPSIYHRDIKATNILLDAHMRARVADFGLARQGRDSGSHLTTRVAGTHGYLAPEYALYGQLTDKSDVYSFGIVVLEIMTGKKALDLSSSADSRDIFFIADWVWSLVKVGKMEEVLDPSLLRNAESTSRNPMGVMERFLMVGILCSHLMVALRPNILDALKMLEGDIEVPAVSDRPSYTDRSTLYSVYTSGRHQIKQSVS